A region of Malaciobacter marinus DNA encodes the following proteins:
- a CDS encoding YbgA family protein, whose product MLLAVSSCLLGNNVRYDGSNQMNKFVLKTLSEYAQFVSFCPEHLAMGTPRETIRIISEKEKDLELKTVFSKEDVTTKVLEASKKEIDNLKKQEICGIILKSKSPSCGLGSTKYYENGMPQGKKDGVFAAMCKEKFKYLPIEEEARLNDAWLRENFIMQIFAYSDVEELSKDITKFKELVEFHTSYKYLLQSKNEVLYRELGNIVANHEKKSLQEVMGEYKELFKQTIATKSKISKTVNVLEHMVGFFKKDLTSQEKIELKDLIAQYKEKIIPLITVIALIKMFSVKYEKEFLLKQKFLHPYPDKLALRSDINSGK is encoded by the coding sequence ATGTTATTAGCTGTATCAAGTTGTTTATTGGGAAATAATGTACGATATGATGGTTCAAATCAAATGAATAAATTTGTTCTTAAAACACTATCTGAATATGCACAGTTTGTGTCTTTTTGTCCTGAACATTTAGCAATGGGAACACCAAGAGAGACAATTAGAATAATTAGTGAAAAAGAAAAAGATTTAGAACTTAAAACAGTTTTTTCAAAAGAAGATGTTACAACTAAAGTATTAGAAGCTTCGAAAAAAGAGATAGATAACCTCAAAAAACAAGAAATCTGTGGAATAATATTAAAATCAAAATCTCCAAGCTGTGGATTAGGTAGTACAAAATATTATGAAAATGGAATGCCTCAAGGTAAAAAAGATGGTGTATTTGCTGCTATGTGTAAAGAGAAGTTTAAATATCTTCCAATAGAAGAAGAAGCAAGACTTAATGATGCTTGGTTAAGAGAAAACTTTATTATGCAAATTTTTGCATATAGTGATGTGGAAGAGTTAAGTAAAGATATTACAAAGTTTAAAGAATTAGTTGAATTTCATACATCTTATAAATATTTACTCCAATCAAAAAATGAAGTTTTATATAGAGAACTTGGAAATATAGTGGCAAATCATGAAAAAAAGAGTTTACAAGAGGTAATGGGTGAATATAAAGAGTTATTTAAACAAACTATTGCAACTAAGAGTAAAATAAGTAAAACAGTAAATGTTTTAGAACATATGGTTGGATTTTTTAAAAAAGATTTAACTTCACAAGAAAAAATAGAATTAAAAGATTTAATAGCTCAATACAAAGAAAAAATTATTCCTTTAATTACAGTAATTGCACTTATTAAAATGTTTAGTGTAAAGTATGAAAAAGAGTTTTTGTTAAAACAAAAGTTTTTACATCCTTATCCTGATAAATTAGCATTGAGAAGTGATATTAATAGTGGAAAATAA
- a CDS encoding cation acetate symporter: MIRLLALLSIFCVSVFAAGDANFEATKRDLNIPAIIMFFIFIVGTLGITYWAAKKTKSASDFYTAGGGISGFQNGMAIAGDYMSAAAFLGVSGLIYLKGYDGVIYAVSFLVGWPIILFFMAEKLRNLGKFTFADIAAYRLGQKEIRTLAAFGSLSVVILYLIAQMVGAGKLIQVLFGMEYEFAVILVGVMMIIYVTFGGMLATTWVQIIKACLLLTGVSFMAIMVLYHFDFNFETLAVNAVQNHKDGESILAPGGFISDPISAISLGMALMLGTAGLPHVLMRFFTVGNAKEARKSVVYATGFVGYFWIIITIVGFGAIAFLNSADGAQYFVDGKLFGGNNMASIHLSHMLGGNAFLGFISAVAFATILAVVSGLTLAGASAISHDIYANVINPQASDEKVVKISKITVIAVGIIGVILGIAFEQQNIAYMVGLAFGIAASANFPILFLSIYWRKLTTRGAFIGGFIGLITAVALVVVGPIVWVQILGNEEAIFPYKHPALFSVTIAFISIWFFSITDNSQRGKDEKEKFRAQNIRANTGFGANTAVEH, from the coding sequence ATGATTAGATTACTAGCATTACTTTCAATCTTTTGTGTTTCAGTTTTTGCAGCGGGAGATGCAAACTTTGAGGCAACTAAAAGAGATTTAAATATTCCAGCCATTATTATGTTTTTTATATTTATTGTAGGAACATTAGGTATTACATACTGGGCGGCAAAAAAAACAAAATCTGCAAGTGATTTTTATACAGCTGGTGGTGGAATTAGCGGATTCCAAAATGGTATGGCAATTGCTGGAGATTATATGTCAGCAGCAGCATTTTTAGGTGTTTCTGGACTTATTTACTTAAAAGGTTATGATGGAGTTATTTATGCTGTTTCATTTTTAGTTGGTTGGCCAATTATTCTATTTTTTATGGCAGAAAAATTAAGAAACTTAGGAAAATTTACATTTGCAGATATTGCTGCTTATAGGCTAGGACAAAAAGAGATTAGAACTTTGGCTGCTTTTGGTTCTCTTTCTGTTGTGATTTTATATCTTATTGCTCAAATGGTGGGGGCAGGAAAACTTATACAAGTTCTATTTGGAATGGAGTATGAATTTGCTGTTATTTTAGTTGGTGTTATGATGATAATATATGTTACTTTTGGTGGCATGTTAGCAACGACTTGGGTTCAAATAATAAAAGCATGTCTTTTATTAACAGGTGTATCTTTTATGGCTATTATGGTTTTATATCATTTTGATTTTAATTTTGAAACTTTAGCAGTTAATGCAGTGCAAAATCATAAAGATGGTGAGTCAATTTTAGCTCCTGGTGGATTTATATCTGATCCAATTTCAGCTATCTCACTTGGAATGGCTCTTATGTTAGGTACTGCTGGGCTTCCTCATGTTCTTATGAGATTCTTTACTGTTGGAAATGCAAAAGAGGCTAGAAAGTCTGTTGTTTATGCCACTGGATTTGTTGGTTATTTTTGGATTATTATAACAATTGTTGGATTTGGAGCAATTGCTTTTTTAAATTCAGCAGATGGTGCACAATATTTTGTTGATGGGAAGCTATTTGGTGGAAATAATATGGCATCTATTCATTTATCACATATGCTAGGTGGAAATGCATTTTTAGGATTCATTTCAGCAGTTGCTTTTGCTACTATTTTAGCAGTTGTTTCTGGTCTTACTCTAGCTGGTGCTAGTGCTATTTCACATGATATTTATGCAAATGTTATTAATCCACAAGCAAGTGATGAAAAAGTTGTTAAGATTTCAAAAATAACTGTAATTGCAGTTGGAATAATTGGTGTTATTTTAGGTATTGCATTTGAACAACAAAACATTGCATATATGGTAGGTCTTGCATTTGGTATTGCTGCATCTGCAAATTTTCCAATTTTATTTCTATCAATTTATTGGAGAAAACTTACTACAAGAGGTGCTTTTATTGGAGGATTCATTGGTTTAATTACTGCTGTTGCATTAGTTGTAGTAGGACCAATTGTTTGGGTTCAAATTCTTGGAAATGAAGAGGCTATTTTTCCATATAAACACCCTGCACTATTCTCTGTAACAATTGCATTTATTTCAATTTGGTTTTTTTCAATTACTGATAATTCTCAAAGAGGAAAAGATGAAAAAGAGAAATTTAGAGCTCAAAATATTAGAGCAAATACAGGTTTTGGTGCAAATACAGCTGTTGAGCATTAG
- a CDS encoding cryptochrome/photolyase family protein: MENKKTVLWFRRDLRVDDSMLLSIKANEVLPIFIFDKEILLELSSDDKRVDYIFKKVIQLKDELKKYDLDLAIFYADVIDVFKYLKSKAYDEVYASVDYDKYARKRDEEVSKIINFIPLYDCYIYEPREILKKDSSPYVVFSPYYKEAKQVYTKEHSLKYELETNKLSNFEFFDYINEFKENKLVQKTLSIDTIGFKQNSIKYESPLKKLKQLKSKLISYKDLRDYLNEDATSNLSVDLRFGTISIRSILRELITLKKQGFDTEGFFRQLVFRDFYASLLYHFPKLHTQDFRSYAPYSFKKDYYEKFISAKTGVPIIDAGVSELLTTGYMHNRVRMIVASFFCKHLMLPWQKGEAFFAKHLMDYDAASNILSWQWSSSTGIDAQPYFRVFNPYLQAKKFDKDALYIKKHLKVLNNIKAKDIHDEDFLFSNTIKGYTKPIIKHKFAREHFLSEAKKFINN; encoded by the coding sequence GTGGAAAATAAAAAAACAGTTTTATGGTTTAGGAGAGATTTAAGAGTTGATGACTCTATGCTTTTATCAATAAAAGCAAATGAAGTTTTGCCTATATTTATTTTTGATAAAGAGATTTTGCTTGAACTAAGTAGTGATGATAAAAGAGTTGATTATATTTTTAAAAAAGTAATACAATTAAAAGATGAGTTAAAAAAATATGATTTAGATTTAGCAATATTTTATGCAGATGTTATTGATGTATTTAAGTATTTAAAATCAAAAGCTTATGATGAAGTTTACGCAAGTGTTGATTATGACAAATATGCCAGAAAAAGAGATGAAGAAGTATCTAAAATAATTAATTTTATACCTTTATATGATTGTTATATTTATGAACCAAGGGAGATTTTGAAAAAAGATTCTTCACCTTATGTTGTCTTTTCTCCATATTATAAAGAAGCAAAACAAGTTTATACAAAAGAGCACTCTTTAAAATATGAACTTGAAACAAATAAATTAAGTAATTTTGAATTTTTTGATTATATAAATGAGTTTAAAGAAAATAAGCTTGTTCAAAAAACACTTAGTATTGATACAATTGGATTTAAACAAAATAGTATAAAATACGAATCACCTTTAAAAAAATTAAAACAATTAAAATCTAAACTTATAAGCTATAAAGATTTAAGAGATTATTTAAACGAAGATGCAACTTCTAATTTAAGTGTTGATCTAAGATTTGGAACAATAAGCATAAGAAGTATATTAAGAGAGTTAATAACTTTAAAAAAACAAGGTTTTGATACAGAAGGATTTTTTAGACAACTTGTTTTTAGAGATTTTTATGCTTCACTTTTATATCACTTTCCTAAACTTCATACCCAAGATTTTAGAAGCTATGCTCCTTATAGTTTCAAGAAAGACTATTATGAAAAATTTATAAGTGCAAAAACAGGAGTTCCTATTATTGATGCGGGTGTTAGTGAATTACTTACTACTGGGTATATGCACAATAGAGTACGTATGATTGTAGCTTCATTTTTTTGTAAACATCTAATGCTTCCATGGCAAAAAGGAGAAGCTTTTTTTGCAAAACACCTTATGGATTACGATGCAGCTTCAAATATACTTTCTTGGCAGTGGAGTTCAAGTACAGGAATAGATGCACAACCATATTTTAGAGTTTTTAATCCATATTTACAAGCAAAAAAGTTCGATAAAGATGCATTGTATATCAAAAAGCATTTAAAAGTTTTAAATAATATAAAAGCAAAAGATATTCATGATGAAGATTTTCTTTTTTCAAATACTATAAAAGGATATACAAAACCTATAATAAAACATAAATTTGCAAGGGAACATTTTTTAAGTGAAGCAAAAAAGTTTATAAATAATTAA
- a CDS encoding type II secretion system F family protein encodes MKYKVYYQENSRLCSKIIICDSLDDIQLPKNTIKIKKEVKTKFKKTKYSFDTKEIYQIFYELDLMLDSNIDVTTSLNILRNNRKNKKHKEFLKDLSNNIKNAKGLNYDEQKFKVDYIVKSFFKIVNKNGDLNLAIKALSKLLKFQLEVKNSFKKAFFYPFVLLLTLIFSILAIFYFVLPAFEPLINSSAIKANNATVLLYALKEFLHMYIFYIILFFSMILLSLYIFYKTSDNFKYVVSKIVITKIPLFSKIVLEFELYKIFIILNILQKANYEFFDTLSSLRYLIKNKYLLDKISLIETLIKSGKSISFAFEITNLFDGFVLNLINTGEKSNNLSKVTFEIEKVYKISFENKVKSLSFWIQPIVFLLIMGLILWIIYAIFIPMWSMSDMIKF; translated from the coding sequence ATGAAATATAAAGTATATTACCAAGAAAACTCAAGACTTTGTTCTAAAATTATAATTTGTGATAGTTTAGATGATATTCAACTACCTAAAAATACAATAAAAATAAAAAAAGAAGTAAAAACAAAGTTTAAAAAAACTAAATATAGTTTTGATACAAAAGAGATATATCAAATTTTTTATGAACTTGATTTGATGTTGGACTCTAATATTGATGTTACAACTTCTTTAAATATTTTAAGAAATAATAGAAAAAATAAAAAACATAAAGAGTTTTTAAAAGATTTGTCAAATAATATTAAAAATGCAAAAGGCTTAAATTATGATGAACAAAAATTTAAAGTTGATTATATTGTTAAAAGTTTTTTTAAGATTGTAAATAAAAATGGTGATTTAAACCTAGCTATAAAAGCTTTGAGTAAACTTTTGAAGTTTCAATTAGAAGTAAAAAATAGTTTTAAAAAAGCTTTTTTTTACCCTTTTGTATTGTTATTAACCTTGATATTTTCTATACTAGCAATATTTTATTTTGTATTACCTGCTTTTGAACCTTTGATTAATAGTAGTGCAATAAAAGCAAATAATGCAACTGTTTTACTTTATGCCTTAAAAGAGTTTTTACATATGTACATTTTTTATATAATATTATTTTTTTCAATGATTCTTTTATCTTTATATATTTTTTATAAAACAAGTGATAACTTTAAATATGTAGTGTCTAAAATAGTAATTACTAAGATACCTTTGTTTAGCAAAATAGTTTTAGAATTTGAACTTTATAAAATATTTATAATTTTGAATATTTTACAAAAAGCAAATTATGAGTTTTTTGATACTTTAAGTAGTCTTCGTTATTTAATTAAAAACAAATATCTTTTAGATAAAATATCGCTCATTGAAACTTTGATAAAAAGTGGTAAAAGTATATCTTTTGCTTTTGAGATTACAAATTTATTTGATGGTTTTGTGTTAAATTTAATTAATACAGGAGAAAAATCAAATAATTTATCAAAAGTCACTTTTGAAATAGAAAAAGTTTATAAAATAAGTTTTGAAAATAAAGTAAAGTCACTCTCTTTTTGGATTCAACCTATTGTATTTTTATTAATAATGGGATTGATTCTTTGGATTATATATGCAATATTTATTCCAATGTGGAGTATGAGTGATATGATAAAGTTTTAA
- a CDS encoding GspE/PulE family protein yields MNKIKEFVIDYELIKKFDINALQKSLILPIYEDDVYSYCAVCKKSDITFAKKCFFNLTSFINIKEEEVLFYLSDFDTRYELYLLYKKSLENLKENSQNHIDKFFKLLLEFSIEKRASDIHIETNEKHLFIRFRIDGKLKHIISFELVFYKVISSIIKLKAKLDITQYRKALDGRINEKLNENSYDFRVSILPTISGESIVLRILDNKSIKKDLKYLEFSKSIYNSLSNISNLTQGLVLVCGPTGSGKTTTLYSILKSFDLDNKKIITVEDPVEYKLDGITQINVNDKLDVSFSSVLKNILRQDPDIIFIGEIRDKLSLQIAIQASLTGHLVLSTIHSNSALNSISRLLDLNSQSYLLSSTLKSIFYQRLVLKVCPDCGFKGCKNCNYTKYQGRTAICEHIKIDEKMSSLIAKNSSNCEYKTYLDSKDYEDIYFDAKNKVKKGLTTLDEVYKVLGFEDEI; encoded by the coding sequence GTGAATAAAATTAAAGAGTTTGTTATTGATTATGAGTTAATTAAAAAGTTTGATATAAATGCTTTGCAAAAGAGTTTAATATTGCCTATTTATGAAGATGATGTATATTCTTACTGTGCAGTTTGTAAAAAAAGTGATATAACTTTTGCGAAAAAATGTTTTTTTAATTTGACAAGTTTTATAAATATCAAAGAAGAAGAGGTACTTTTTTATTTAAGTGATTTTGATACAAGATATGAATTGTATTTATTATATAAAAAAAGTTTAGAAAATCTAAAAGAGAATTCCCAAAATCATATAGATAAATTTTTTAAACTCTTACTTGAATTTAGTATTGAAAAAAGAGCAAGTGATATACATATTGAAACAAATGAAAAACATCTTTTTATAAGGTTTAGAATTGATGGAAAGCTAAAACATATAATTAGTTTTGAGTTGGTTTTTTATAAAGTAATTAGCTCAATTATAAAGTTAAAAGCAAAGTTGGATATTACTCAATATAGAAAAGCTTTAGATGGAAGAATAAATGAAAAATTAAATGAAAATAGTTATGATTTTAGAGTCTCGATTTTACCAACTATATCAGGTGAATCAATTGTTCTTAGAATTTTAGATAATAAAAGTATAAAAAAAGATTTAAAATATTTAGAGTTTTCTAAATCAATTTATAACTCTTTGAGTAATATATCTAATTTAACACAAGGTTTAGTTTTAGTTTGTGGACCAACAGGAAGTGGAAAAACAACTACACTGTATTCAATATTAAAAAGTTTTGATTTAGATAACAAAAAAATTATCACAGTAGAAGATCCTGTTGAATATAAACTTGATGGAATAACGCAAATAAATGTAAATGATAAATTAGATGTTAGTTTCTCATCAGTTTTAAAAAATATATTAAGGCAAGATCCTGATATTATATTTATTGGAGAAATTAGAGATAAGTTATCCTTGCAAATAGCTATTCAAGCTTCATTAACTGGTCATTTGGTTTTATCAACAATACATTCAAATAGTGCATTAAACTCAATAAGCAGACTTCTTGATTTGAATTCGCAAAGTTATTTATTATCTTCAACTTTAAAATCGATTTTTTATCAAAGACTTGTTTTGAAAGTTTGTCCAGATTGTGGTTTTAAAGGATGTAAAAACTGTAATTATACAAAATATCAAGGAAGAACTGCTATTTGTGAACATATAAAAATAGATGAAAAGATGAGCTCACTAATTGCAAAAAATAGTTCAAACTGTGAGTATAAAACATATTTAGATTCTAAAGATTATGAAGATATATATTTTGATGCAAAAAATAAAGTGAAAAAAGGTTTAACAACTTTAGATGAGGTTTATAAAGTACTAGGCTTTGAAGATGAAATATAA
- a CDS encoding LytR/AlgR family response regulator transcription factor → MKILVMDDEELAIKRLVRLLDELKYDYKVANNKEEFDSLDKEHNFDIYILDINMPEISGLELAQEIFALNAQAFVIFQTAYEEHALKAFEIGAIDYLLKPFTKEDLQKSINRAISYKKEEKGTKFLTKNGDEAYLLKPEDIVYIQADLNEVIFRTKEGFSYYAKKISDMENLLKSSNFFRIHRSYIINLDYVKSMKTQEQSKIEFFFTNIKDSITSSKDGAKKFREFIEK, encoded by the coding sequence ATGAAAATATTAGTAATGGATGATGAAGAACTAGCAATAAAAAGATTAGTTAGATTACTTGATGAGCTTAAATATGATTATAAAGTAGCAAACAATAAAGAAGAGTTTGATTCTTTAGATAAAGAGCATAATTTTGATATTTATATTTTAGATATTAATATGCCTGAAATAAGTGGACTAGAACTTGCACAAGAAATATTTGCATTGAATGCTCAAGCTTTTGTTATTTTTCAAACAGCATATGAAGAACATGCTTTAAAAGCTTTTGAAATTGGTGCTATTGATTATTTATTGAAGCCTTTTACAAAAGAGGATTTACAAAAAAGTATAAATAGAGCAATTTCTTATAAAAAAGAAGAAAAAGGCACTAAGTTCTTAACTAAAAATGGAGATGAAGCGTATTTATTAAAGCCTGAAGATATTGTTTATATTCAAGCTGATTTAAATGAAGTAATTTTTAGAACAAAAGAGGGCTTTTCATATTATGCAAAAAAGATATCTGATATGGAAAATTTGTTAAAATCATCAAATTTCTTTAGAATACATCGTTCATATATAATAAACCTTGATTATGTAAAAAGTATGAAAACTCAAGAACAAAGTAAGATTGAGTTTTTCTTTACAAATATAAAAGATAGCATTACTTCAAGTAAAGATGGAGCAAAAAAATTTAGAGAGTTTATTGAAAAATAA
- the folE gene encoding GTP cyclohydrolase I FolE — translation MGKEQEFEDSIRNILEYIGEDVTREGLEKTPSRVRKAFEFICGGYKENPEDILKSALFTSTNDEMVVIKDIEFYSQCEHHMLPIIGKAHVAYIPNGKVVGLSKIPRVVNVFARRLQIQEQMTEQICDALNDTLKPKGVAVMIDARHMCMEMRGVEKICSTTVTSALRGLFKQNKKTKDEFLTIVSSSLQK, via the coding sequence ATGGGTAAAGAACAAGAGTTTGAAGACTCAATACGAAATATTTTAGAGTACATTGGTGAAGATGTGACACGAGAAGGTTTAGAAAAAACTCCAAGTAGAGTTAGAAAAGCTTTTGAATTTATTTGTGGTGGATATAAAGAGAATCCAGAAGATATCTTGAAATCTGCACTATTTACAAGTACAAATGATGAAATGGTTGTTATTAAAGATATTGAATTTTATAGTCAATGTGAACATCATATGTTACCAATTATTGGGAAAGCTCATGTTGCATATATCCCAAATGGAAAAGTTGTAGGTCTTAGTAAAATACCAAGAGTTGTAAATGTATTTGCTAGAAGATTACAAATTCAAGAACAAATGACTGAACAAATTTGTGATGCATTAAATGATACTTTAAAACCAAAAGGTGTTGCTGTTATGATTGATGCAAGACATATGTGTATGGAGATGAGAGGTGTTGAAAAAATATGCTCTACTACTGTTACTTCAGCGCTTAGAGGTTTGTTTAAACAAAATAAAAAAACAAAAGATGAATTTTTAACTATCGTTTCTTCTTCTTTGCAAAAGTAA
- the thiD gene encoding bifunctional hydroxymethylpyrimidine kinase/phosphomethylpyrimidine kinase yields the protein MQSVLTIAGSDSCGGAGIQADLKTFEAFGVYGASVVTVLTAQNTTGVKDIFEVDAKFVKAQIDSILDDFDIKVIKVGMLFNKKIIKTVKDAIKDLDIPIVLDPVFVSKAGSALLETEAIKELKDFCQYAKVITPNLYEAKQLFDYNENEEHDLAKIRDYKTNVLIKKHKKEINDILYSIDYLYTKTDIKSFYTPYIRTKNVHGTGCTLSSSIAANLALGKDLEEAIRVSKEYVYEAILKAPNLGKGSGVINHKV from the coding sequence ATGCAAAGTGTTTTAACAATTGCAGGTTCAGATTCTTGTGGCGGAGCAGGAATACAAGCAGATTTAAAAACTTTCGAGGCTTTTGGTGTTTATGGAGCTTCTGTTGTTACAGTTTTAACTGCACAAAATACAACAGGTGTAAAAGATATTTTTGAAGTTGATGCCAAATTTGTAAAAGCACAAATTGATTCAATTTTAGATGATTTTGATATTAAAGTGATAAAAGTAGGTATGCTTTTTAACAAAAAAATAATTAAAACAGTAAAAGATGCAATTAAAGATTTAGATATTCCTATTGTTTTAGATCCTGTATTTGTATCAAAAGCTGGTTCAGCTTTATTAGAAACAGAAGCTATAAAAGAGTTAAAAGATTTTTGTCAATACGCAAAAGTAATAACACCAAATTTATATGAAGCTAAACAACTTTTTGATTACAATGAAAATGAAGAACATGATTTAGCTAAGATTAGAGATTATAAAACAAATGTTTTAATAAAAAAACATAAAAAAGAGATAAATGATATTTTATATAGTATAGATTATTTATATACAAAAACTGATATCAAATCTTTTTATACTCCATATATTAGAACAAAAAATGTCCATGGTACAGGTTGTACTTTATCTTCTTCAATTGCTGCAAATTTAGCATTGGGTAAAGATTTGGAAGAAGCAATAAGAGTATCAAAAGAGTATGTTTATGAAGCTATTTTAAAAGCTCCAAACTTAGGTAAAGGCTCTGGGGTAATTAATCATAAAGTTTAA
- a CDS encoding BCCT family transporter: MSKKYSTDYEIGQDNLQKFGLDIHNPVFIISALIVLAFVIVTAIFPSTANETLDGAKWWAINNFDWLFMSSSNIFVIFCLFLIFLPVGKIRIGGENAKPDFSKMSWFSMLFAAGMGIGLMYWSVAEPVAYYTDWWHTPLNVEANTPQARELAMGATMFHWGLHPWAIYAIVGLSLAFFSYSKKLPLTMRSAFYPILGDKIWGWPGHVIDILAVFATIFGLATSLGLGAQQVASGLHFLFDVSNGVGTQIIIIVCITAIAIVSVVRGLEGGVKILSNLNIILAFLLIMFLIIVGPTIGIFNGFLDTVGAYAINMLDLANFVGREDQEWFHGWTIFYWAWWIAWSPFVGMFIARVSKGRTVREFIIAVLLIPTLITAVWMSAFGTTGIDQVINETGALANGLTNKSLAMFQMLENLPLSSITSFLAIFLVIVFFVTSSDSGSLVIDSITAGGKLDAPTTQRVFWAVVEGAVAISLLYMGGKEALSALQAGSITTALPFTIILLVMCFSLYKGLNSELKHLDSLKEQEKGK; the protein is encoded by the coding sequence ATGAGTAAAAAATATTCAACTGACTATGAGATAGGTCAGGACAACTTACAAAAATTCGGATTAGACATTCATAATCCTGTATTTATAATAAGTGCTTTAATTGTTTTAGCATTTGTTATAGTTACTGCAATTTTCCCATCAACAGCAAATGAAACATTAGATGGTGCAAAATGGTGGGCAATTAATAATTTTGATTGGTTATTTATGTCTTCAAGTAATATCTTTGTTATATTTTGTCTATTTCTTATTTTTTTACCAGTAGGTAAAATAAGAATTGGTGGAGAAAATGCAAAACCTGATTTTTCTAAAATGTCTTGGTTCTCAATGCTATTTGCAGCAGGAATGGGTATAGGATTGATGTATTGGTCTGTTGCTGAACCAGTAGCATATTATACAGATTGGTGGCATACACCTTTAAATGTTGAAGCCAATACACCTCAAGCAAGAGAATTAGCAATGGGTGCTACAATGTTTCACTGGGGATTACATCCTTGGGCAATTTATGCAATTGTTGGCTTATCATTGGCTTTCTTTTCATATAGCAAAAAATTACCACTTACTATGAGATCAGCTTTTTATCCAATTTTAGGTGATAAAATTTGGGGTTGGCCAGGTCATGTAATTGATATTTTAGCAGTATTTGCAACTATATTTGGACTTGCAACTTCTTTAGGACTTGGAGCACAACAAGTGGCATCTGGATTGCACTTTTTATTTGATGTTTCAAATGGAGTTGGCACACAAATCATTATTATTGTGTGTATTACAGCTATTGCAATTGTATCTGTTGTAAGAGGTTTAGAAGGTGGTGTTAAAATATTAAGTAATTTAAATATCATTTTGGCTTTTTTATTGATTATGTTTTTAATCATTGTTGGTCCAACAATTGGCATCTTCAATGGTTTTTTAGATACAGTTGGCGCTTATGCTATAAATATGCTTGATTTAGCTAATTTTGTAGGAAGAGAAGATCAAGAATGGTTTCATGGCTGGACAATATTTTATTGGGCATGGTGGATTGCATGGTCACCTTTTGTTGGTATGTTTATAGCAAGAGTTTCAAAAGGTAGAACAGTAAGAGAGTTTATTATTGCTGTTTTATTAATCCCAACACTAATTACAGCTGTTTGGATGAGTGCTTTTGGAACAACTGGAATTGATCAAGTAATAAATGAAACAGGTGCTTTAGCAAATGGACTAACAAATAAGTCATTGGCAATGTTTCAAATGTTAGAAAATCTTCCTTTATCTTCAATTACTTCATTTTTAGCAATATTTTTAGTAATTGTGTTTTTTGTAACATCTTCTGATTCAGGTTCATTAGTAATTGATAGTATCACAGCAGGTGGAAAACTAGATGCTCCAACAACACAAAGAGTTTTTTGGGCAGTTGTTGAAGGTGCGGTTGCTATATCACTTTTATATATGGGTGGAAAAGAAGCATTATCAGCACTTCAAGCAGGTTCAATTACCACAGCATTACCATTTACAATTATCTTATTAGTTATGTGTTTTAGTCTTTATAAAGGATTAAATAGCGAATTAAAACATCTTGATTCATTAAAAGAACAAGAAAAAGGTAAATAA
- a CDS encoding DUF485 domain-containing protein, with protein MNEKLVEKIENHPQYQELVNKRRSFSIRLGVFVLVMFYAYILTIAFNKEILATKIGDGLTTIAFPIALAILVISFITTIIYVIRANGEFEDLINKVKDDVKDEL; from the coding sequence ATGAACGAAAAATTAGTAGAAAAGATAGAAAACCATCCACAATACCAAGAACTTGTTAATAAAAGAAGAAGTTTTAGTATTAGGCTTGGAGTTTTTGTTTTAGTTATGTTTTATGCATATATCTTAACAATTGCATTTAACAAAGAGATTTTGGCTACGAAAATAGGCGATGGATTAACAACAATAGCTTTTCCAATAGCCCTAGCAATTTTAGTAATTAGTTTTATAACTACAATTATTTACGTAATAAGAGCTAATGGTGAGTTTGAAGACTTAATCAATAAAGTAAAAGATGATGTAAAGGATGAGTTATAA